From one Paenibacillus terrae HPL-003 genomic stretch:
- a CDS encoding glycosyltransferase yields MKEQVFVSTVLYAHNNEQEIAQALTELDRTMMTYFQHYEIILVNDFSQDKTLENAHSAIENIYGDTTIINLSRKHGVEHAMMAGLNKSMGDFVFEIESLFIDFNLDMLYNMFKTATGKGFDIVAATSGQAGWKSRIFYRILNKVSYLNLSLSTETARLVTRRALNAMLNLREKVRYRKALYELTGYSKTLINYKPVNRLTGRKVNRENISLAVDALVSFSHFGLRAAHLLTGVFFLFSLFMGGYALYNYFFNQSVVQGWTTLMILISLGFAGLFFIGGIIGEYTSRILIEIQNRPFYSTKSVEMYKEKKPRLELIKEKESASGQ; encoded by the coding sequence ATGAAAGAGCAGGTTTTTGTTTCTACTGTTCTGTATGCGCACAATAATGAACAAGAAATTGCGCAGGCATTAACTGAATTAGATCGCACCATGATGACATATTTTCAACACTATGAGATTATACTGGTTAATGATTTTAGCCAAGACAAGACGCTGGAGAACGCACATAGTGCAATAGAGAATATTTACGGGGATACTACAATTATTAATCTGTCCAGAAAACACGGTGTTGAGCATGCCATGATGGCTGGGCTTAATAAATCTATGGGGGACTTTGTGTTTGAAATCGAGTCTCTATTTATTGATTTTAATTTAGACATGCTCTATAACATGTTTAAAACGGCAACTGGAAAAGGGTTTGATATTGTCGCTGCTACGTCTGGACAAGCTGGTTGGAAATCTCGAATCTTTTATAGGATTTTGAATAAGGTGTCTTATTTGAATCTATCTCTTTCTACGGAGACTGCACGCTTAGTGACGCGCCGTGCTTTAAACGCTATGCTGAATCTTAGAGAAAAAGTAAGGTATAGAAAAGCACTTTATGAGCTTACGGGTTATTCTAAAACCTTGATTAATTATAAGCCTGTCAATAGACTGACTGGTAGGAAAGTAAATCGGGAGAATATTTCGTTAGCTGTAGATGCATTGGTTTCGTTTTCTCATTTTGGGTTAAGAGCAGCTCATCTTCTTACGGGTGTATTTTTCTTGTTTTCTTTGTTCATGGGGGGGTACGCTTTATATAATTACTTTTTTAATCAGTCAGTTGTACAAGGTTGGACTACACTTATGATTTTAATCTCTCTTGGTTTTGCAGGGCTGTTTTTTATCGGTGGGATTATTGGAGAGTACACTTCACGCATATTAATTGAGATCCAAAATCGCCCTTTTTACAGTACTAAGTCTGTAGAAATGTATAAAGAGAAAAAGCCAAGACTAGAATTAATTAAAGAAAAAGAGAGTGCTTCTGGTCAATAA
- a CDS encoding FAD-dependent oxidoreductase, whose product MNYDYVIFGAGIYGLYAAHLLAKKDLNVAVIEFDDKPLQRASYINQARVHNGYHYPRSVSTAAKSAHYYERFVRDFSFAINDRFKKIYAISANDSLTNAEQFQHFCDYVEVPAVEVNSRVYFNPGTVEAAFETMEYSYDANLIRKWYMEKLQGFKNVSLVFNKLIDKVSTEEEHYALRFTDGSNFTASNILNATYASINQILRKFDYELFSTKYEICEVIMTEVTKNVQDVGITVMDGPFFSLMPFGESGYHSLTSVGHTPHESSFNALPEFSCQKYNDACSATQLSNCNTCQVRPYTAWTRMSQLAKKYLNPEIQITYKKSLFAVKALISASELDDSRPTVIKEFSENPRFVSVFSGKFNTIYDLEEVL is encoded by the coding sequence TTGAATTACGATTATGTTATCTTTGGCGCTGGGATATACGGTCTATATGCTGCTCACTTATTAGCAAAGAAGGATCTAAATGTAGCTGTAATTGAATTTGATGACAAACCTTTACAACGCGCAAGTTATATTAACCAGGCCAGGGTTCACAACGGGTATCATTACCCAAGAAGTGTTTCTACTGCTGCAAAATCTGCTCATTATTATGAACGATTTGTCCGTGATTTTTCTTTTGCTATCAACGATAGATTTAAGAAAATATATGCGATTTCTGCGAATGATTCCTTGACAAATGCCGAGCAGTTTCAGCATTTTTGTGATTATGTTGAAGTACCCGCCGTGGAGGTTAACAGCCGAGTATATTTTAATCCGGGAACAGTGGAAGCAGCATTTGAAACGATGGAGTATAGCTATGATGCTAATTTAATTCGTAAGTGGTATATGGAGAAGTTACAGGGTTTTAAAAATGTATCACTGGTTTTCAATAAACTAATCGACAAGGTTAGCACTGAAGAAGAGCACTATGCACTTCGTTTTACTGATGGATCTAATTTTACAGCCTCCAACATACTTAATGCAACATATGCGAGTATTAACCAGATTCTACGTAAGTTTGACTATGAGTTATTTTCAACAAAATATGAAATATGTGAAGTGATTATGACGGAAGTAACCAAAAACGTTCAAGACGTAGGAATTACTGTAATGGATGGGCCTTTTTTTTCTTTGATGCCTTTTGGAGAAAGTGGGTATCATTCTCTTACGTCTGTTGGACATACTCCACATGAGTCGTCTTTTAACGCTTTACCTGAATTCTCTTGTCAAAAATACAATGATGCTTGTAGTGCAACGCAATTAAGCAATTGCAACACTTGTCAGGTTAGACCTTACACAGCTTGGACAAGAATGAGCCAATTGGCTAAAAAGTATCTTAATCCTGAAATTCAAATAACCTACAAAAAATCTCTGTTTGCTGTAAAGGCATTAATTAGTGCTTCGGAGCTTGATGATTCTCGACCTACTGTTATTAAAGAGTTTTCAGAGAACCCGAGATTTGTATCTGTTTTTTCTGGGAAGTTTAACACCATCTATGATTTGGAGGAAGTGCTATGA